One Aciduliprofundum boonei T469 genomic region harbors:
- a CDS encoding DUF357 domain-containing protein, which produces MNNVVSDEILDHYFEVTERAYNIVKISVPQSSHFYPIAKDFLNMAKAYIEDAKYFRSKGDYIRALGSIYYAHGWLDAGARLGIFDVGENHELFTLAK; this is translated from the coding sequence ATGAATAATGTGGTAAGCGATGAGATATTGGACCATTATTTTGAGGTAACAGAGAGAGCATATAATATTGTAAAAATCTCAGTGCCTCAAAGCTCACACTTTTATCCAATTGCAAAGGACTTTTTGAATATGGCTAAGGCGTATATAGAGGATGCAAAGTACTTTCGCAGCAAAGGAGATTATATCCGAGCACTTGGCTCAATTTATTATGCTCATGGATGGTTAGACGCTGGAGCAAGGCTAGGAATATTCGATGTGGGAGAAAATCATGAGTTATTCACTCTTGCAAAATGA
- a CDS encoding segregation/condensation protein A, whose protein sequence is MQHEITEHLMYYKALLDEDIDVDYYIHMAQSLEDGIHITAKNPVDKAIAIVFELVMDEKLDPWKIDLIKFTKLYMERVKKEKDIDFIIAGKIIHMAWNILMRKSEDVLDEVEREVYYVDSDFFDIDISPFEPYEEEIIDVEPDIEIKEPVRREEERPVSLMELLQAINEARREVEMKKKQRKIREKFKFNLDEKVHREDLEEEIKEVWSRLSDVNGDEIPLSLLYDGTREDFIKVFLSLLFLERFKKVELQQYVPYGEINIRILVPQELRNIEFMNPPEIRIESI, encoded by the coding sequence GTGCAGCATGAGATAACTGAGCATCTTATGTACTACAAAGCACTCTTGGATGAGGACATTGATGTGGATTATTACATACACATGGCGCAGAGTTTAGAGGATGGGATACACATAACTGCAAAAAACCCTGTAGATAAGGCAATAGCAATAGTTTTTGAATTAGTTATGGATGAGAAGCTTGACCCTTGGAAGATTGATTTGATAAAATTCACAAAACTCTATATGGAGAGGGTAAAGAAGGAGAAAGATATAGATTTCATAATTGCGGGCAAGATAATACATATGGCTTGGAACATACTTATGAGAAAGAGCGAGGATGTGCTTGACGAGGTGGAGAGAGAGGTCTACTATGTGGATTCAGATTTCTTTGATATAGACATATCTCCATTCGAACCCTACGAAGAAGAAATCATAGATGTGGAGCCAGATATTGAGATAAAAGAACCTGTTAGAAGAGAGGAAGAGAGACCTGTAAGCTTAATGGAACTTCTCCAGGCAATAAATGAAGCGAGAAGAGAAGTGGAGATGAAGAAGAAGCAGAGGAAGATAAGAGAGAAATTCAAATTCAATTTAGATGAGAAGGTGCATAGGGAAGATTTGGAGGAAGAAATAAAGGAAGTATGGTCCCGCTTGAGCGATGTAAATGGAGATGAGATACCATTATCCCTTCTTTACGATGGAACTAGGGAAGATTTCATAAAAGTTTTCTTGTCTCTCTTATTTTTAGAGAGATTCAAAAAGGTAGAATTGCAGCAATATGTGCCTTATGGTGAGATAAACATAAGAATATTGGTGCCCCAGGAGCTTAGAAACATAGAGTTTATGAACCCACCAGAGATAAGAATAGAATCTATTTAG
- the purF gene encoding amidophosphoribosyltransferase yields the protein MVIPLQECAHTHGQRKRNEYCGIAGFSSIYDVSHLLYFSLRALQHRGQESAGIAIYSKEDVSLYKGMGLVHEVFNSTILESLKGNVGIGHVRYSTTGSSSIENAQPIRIYTKEHKIAVAHNGEIVNVGELKDFLNEIGAAFITKADSEVIARVLAYELSKHDVVESLKNMVRRLRGSFSLAILIDNRLFAIRDPLGIRPLVLGKIDGGYGLASESTAFHSIGGKFIRDVEPGEIVEITHKGFITHHIFKKKHKAHCMFEYVYFARADSVIDGRCVYDVRREIGRILAEEHPVQADFVVPVPDSGRAHAIGYSERSGIPYAEGLMKNRYVERTFILPSQETRVMEINMKLSPVKSVIKGKKIVLVDDSIVRGNTMRKIVKMLKEAGAEEVHVRVGSPPIIAPCYLGIDMKTRDQFIAAEKSVEEIREIIGADSLGYISIEGLVKAIGLPYGDLCLGCLTGKYPVQIKGEKIRFQSDLEEF from the coding sequence TGTTTCTCATCTTTTGTATTTCTCTTTAAGGGCTTTGCAGCATCGTGGTCAAGAAAGTGCAGGCATTGCCATATACTCTAAAGAGGATGTTTCTCTCTATAAGGGAATGGGTCTGGTTCACGAAGTTTTTAATTCTACGATTTTAGAGTCTTTGAAAGGAAATGTTGGAATTGGCCATGTGAGGTATTCTACCACTGGCAGCTCTTCAATAGAAAACGCACAGCCAATAAGGATATACACAAAAGAGCATAAAATAGCAGTGGCACATAATGGTGAGATAGTTAATGTTGGAGAGTTGAAGGATTTTCTGAATGAGATAGGTGCAGCCTTCATAACCAAGGCAGATAGTGAGGTAATAGCTAGGGTTTTGGCATATGAGTTGAGTAAGCATGATGTTGTAGAATCCCTAAAAAATATGGTTAGAAGGTTGAGAGGCTCTTTCTCTCTTGCAATCCTAATAGATAATCGCTTATTTGCAATAAGAGACCCCCTTGGAATCAGGCCCTTGGTATTGGGGAAAATAGATGGTGGATATGGATTGGCCTCTGAGAGTACAGCTTTCCATTCAATAGGTGGAAAATTTATAAGGGATGTTGAGCCGGGAGAGATTGTAGAGATAACTCATAAAGGGTTTATAACTCATCACATTTTCAAGAAGAAACACAAAGCACATTGCATGTTTGAATATGTTTACTTTGCGAGGGCAGATAGTGTGATCGATGGAAGGTGTGTTTACGATGTGCGCAGGGAGATTGGACGAATATTGGCAGAAGAGCATCCTGTTCAGGCAGATTTTGTAGTGCCAGTTCCAGATTCGGGTAGAGCTCATGCAATAGGTTACTCTGAAAGAAGTGGAATACCATATGCAGAGGGGTTGATGAAAAACAGGTATGTTGAGAGGACATTCATTTTGCCTTCTCAGGAAACAAGGGTTATGGAGATAAATATGAAGTTAAGCCCTGTGAAGTCCGTGATAAAAGGAAAGAAAATTGTGCTTGTAGATGATAGCATTGTTAGGGGAAATACCATGAGAAAAATAGTAAAAATGTTAAAAGAAGCAGGTGCAGAAGAAGTGCATGTGCGCGTTGGCTCACCACCAATAATAGCACCATGCTATCTTGGAATAGATATGAAAACAAGAGACCAATTCATAGCAGCGGAAAAAAGCGTCGAAGAAATAAGAGAGATTATAGGAGCAGATTCCCTTGGATATATAAGCATAGAAGGATTGGTGAAGGCAATAGGGTTGCCCTATGGGGATTTGTGCTTGGGATGTTTAACAGGTAAATATCCTGTGCAGATAAAGGGAGAAAAAATAAGATTTCAATCAGATTTGGAAGAGTTTTAA
- a CDS encoding DNA-directed RNA polymerase subunit L: MKEMEFKIISKEKNEMILEVINADRTLLIPLVEELNKDEMVEQAIYHYDHPYLENPTLKIRVKSGKPQAAIKRAAKRLEKVFEEMEKEFEKAK, encoded by the coding sequence ATGAAGGAGATGGAGTTCAAGATCATTTCGAAGGAGAAGAATGAGATGATTTTAGAGGTCATTAATGCGGATAGAACTTTACTCATTCCACTCGTGGAAGAATTAAATAAAGATGAAATGGTTGAGCAGGCCATTTACCATTATGACCATCCTTATCTTGAAAACCCTACTTTGAAGATAAGAGTGAAGAGCGGTAAGCCGCAGGCAGCCATAAAGAGAGCAGCGAAAAGATTGGAAAAGGTATTTGAAGAAATGGAAAAAGAGTTTGAAAAAGCTAAATAG
- the smc gene encoding chromosome segregation protein SMC yields the protein MYLKAIELENFKSFGRKTRLEFKEGFTAISGPNGSGKSNITDAILFVLGPKSSKKIRAQRLTDLIYNGGKNGRPADYCRVSLIFDNRDRVLPLDEDEVKLTRYIKRANNELGYNSYFYINDEQARLQDFNSILIHAKIEADGYNFVQQGDVTRIVEMTPVERRTILDDIAGITKFDNEIKKAEDKKKITEENMGRIEARLDEIKRNMEKLEKDRMDALKYKELEEELKEIKAKIAYLNMKKAENSIESYNSQLRELQSAIDSLREEIEKRRSEEEEIKKKIEEVDAKIRSMGSGEIVEMKNKIEELKIKYAEEKMKKENKEDRIQEYKERIKDWNEQLSQIRQELKDKEEELRSLKERRDAIRKEYEDRAKELENKERNLGSANEKFRELQRRALEIQEELKKLRNEYATKVEEENKVLGNISRIKGDIAAKEESMKDIEAAIKDAEWRISQFKNENKDVEKKKKALESRYYELRNEETKLSKELKKKDNEVKELSIEYEKIKARMESSQDALSRAVMAVLAARDRGELRGIYGTISELGNVDDKYALAIEVAAGNRMMSIVCEDDESAAKAIEFLKRHKLGRAIFLPLNKMLRGRPRGKAILASRDPHAIGFAMDLIKFDPKFEAAFWYVFGDTVIVDTLDNARKLMGGVRLVTLDGQLIEASGAMVGGSVERKKKVSMGNLDEIGRKLREAREERENIEMRLNAIRDELDRLIEEIRNIKTQDNSAQLSVWLEEKKKNQEKLKDIKKQIEELEKEKRNYEELRESVRNEIEKIKSKIEDMEKEDANLRNRMNNLIPEKLSNEIKELRNMVDSLRSNLQNVEKDIVKVEGEINGLKEKEDEITKNIENAKEEIKNMEKDIENSEKVMEDIHLERRKLEEVVRKEEEKIKDLVDERDKLVKNKERIVKEISKKEGDIKVKDSLKIHIIAKLNEEQGKYEEAKREYESYGIDVKNVESISSLKNRLNDVQAQMMSMGPVNMRSIEEYDEEKERYDKLKEEYKNLEKEKKNLLELVRELNGKKKDGLMKVYNAINENFKKIYKEISNGGEAEILLENPENPFKGGLIIKVKPVGKKFVRLESLSGGEKSLTALAFIFAIQQYDPSPFYVLDEVDMFLDGMNAEMVGRIIKRNSRTAQFIVISLRKATLKFADYVIGVTQQGDGLSRVFSQNIPGVSEGAA from the coding sequence ATGTATCTTAAAGCCATTGAGCTTGAAAATTTCAAATCTTTCGGAAGGAAGACCAGATTAGAATTTAAAGAGGGGTTTACAGCAATTAGCGGTCCAAATGGAAGTGGAAAGAGCAATATAACAGATGCAATTCTCTTCGTTTTGGGTCCAAAATCTTCAAAGAAGATAAGGGCTCAGAGATTAACTGATTTAATTTACAACGGAGGTAAGAATGGCAGACCTGCGGATTATTGCCGTGTTAGTTTGATTTTTGATAATAGAGACCGAGTATTACCCTTGGATGAGGATGAAGTAAAACTTACGAGATATATAAAGAGAGCAAACAACGAGCTTGGCTACAACAGCTATTTTTACATAAATGATGAGCAGGCGAGGTTGCAAGATTTTAATTCAATTCTCATTCATGCTAAGATTGAGGCAGATGGCTACAACTTTGTGCAGCAGGGAGATGTTACTCGCATAGTTGAGATGACTCCTGTTGAGCGCAGAACAATATTGGATGATATTGCAGGCATAACAAAATTCGATAATGAGATAAAGAAAGCTGAAGATAAGAAGAAGATAACGGAGGAAAACATGGGGAGAATCGAGGCAAGACTTGATGAGATTAAGAGGAATATGGAAAAACTAGAAAAGGATAGAATGGACGCTCTCAAGTACAAGGAATTGGAGGAGGAGCTAAAGGAGATAAAGGCGAAAATAGCATATTTGAATATGAAAAAAGCGGAGAATTCCATTGAATCTTACAATTCTCAACTTAGAGAGCTCCAAAGTGCCATAGATTCTCTTCGAGAAGAGATAGAAAAAAGGAGAAGCGAGGAAGAAGAGATAAAGAAGAAAATTGAAGAAGTGGATGCCAAGATCCGTTCCATGGGCAGTGGAGAGATCGTGGAGATGAAAAATAAAATTGAAGAGCTCAAGATAAAATATGCTGAAGAGAAGATGAAGAAGGAAAACAAGGAAGACAGAATTCAAGAGTACAAAGAGAGAATAAAAGATTGGAACGAGCAGCTCTCTCAGATAAGGCAGGAGTTAAAGGATAAGGAGGAAGAACTTAGATCTCTAAAAGAGAGGAGAGATGCCATAAGAAAAGAGTATGAAGACAGAGCCAAGGAATTGGAGAACAAAGAGAGAAATTTGGGGAGTGCAAACGAGAAATTTAGAGAGTTGCAGAGGAGAGCACTAGAAATTCAGGAAGAACTCAAAAAGCTCAGGAACGAGTATGCCACGAAAGTTGAAGAGGAGAACAAGGTTTTGGGCAATATAAGTAGAATTAAGGGAGACATTGCTGCAAAGGAAGAGAGTATGAAGGATATAGAAGCAGCCATAAAAGATGCAGAGTGGAGAATTTCCCAGTTTAAGAATGAGAACAAGGATGTAGAGAAGAAAAAGAAAGCTTTAGAAAGCAGGTACTATGAACTTAGAAACGAGGAAACAAAATTGTCCAAGGAATTAAAGAAGAAAGATAATGAAGTTAAAGAATTAAGCATCGAGTATGAGAAAATCAAAGCTAGGATGGAGAGCAGTCAAGATGCCCTTAGCAGGGCAGTTATGGCAGTTTTAGCCGCTAGAGATAGGGGGGAGTTGAGAGGCATATATGGAACGATCTCCGAGCTTGGAAATGTTGATGATAAATACGCATTGGCCATAGAGGTGGCTGCAGGAAACAGAATGATGAGCATAGTGTGTGAGGATGATGAATCTGCAGCCAAGGCCATAGAATTCTTAAAGAGACATAAATTGGGCAGAGCCATATTCTTGCCATTAAACAAGATGCTTCGTGGAAGACCGAGGGGAAAGGCAATTCTCGCTTCCAGAGATCCCCATGCCATAGGTTTTGCCATGGACTTAATAAAATTTGATCCCAAGTTTGAGGCTGCCTTCTGGTATGTCTTCGGAGACACTGTTATTGTGGATACTTTAGACAATGCCAGAAAACTCATGGGCGGTGTTCGCCTGGTCACTTTAGATGGTCAGCTCATAGAGGCCAGTGGAGCCATGGTTGGCGGCTCTGTTGAGCGTAAGAAGAAGGTGAGCATGGGTAACCTTGATGAGATCGGTAGAAAATTGAGGGAAGCTAGAGAGGAGCGGGAAAATATTGAAATGAGATTAAATGCCATAAGGGACGAGTTGGATAGGCTCATTGAAGAGATAAGGAACATAAAGACTCAGGATAATTCTGCTCAACTCTCAGTCTGGCTCGAAGAGAAGAAGAAAAATCAGGAGAAATTAAAAGATATAAAGAAACAGATTGAGGAATTAGAGAAGGAAAAAAGAAATTATGAAGAGTTGAGAGAAAGCGTAAGAAATGAGATTGAGAAGATAAAGTCCAAGATTGAAGATATGGAAAAGGAAGATGCAAATCTCAGGAATAGAATGAACAATCTCATTCCTGAAAAGTTATCCAATGAGATAAAAGAGCTTCGCAACATGGTTGATTCTCTCAGAAGTAATCTGCAAAATGTTGAGAAGGATATAGTTAAGGTTGAAGGCGAGATAAATGGATTAAAAGAAAAGGAAGATGAAATAACCAAAAATATTGAGAACGCAAAGGAAGAGATTAAAAATATGGAAAAAGATATAGAAAATTCAGAAAAGGTAATGGAAGATATACATCTTGAGAGGAGGAAACTTGAAGAAGTAGTGAGGAAAGAGGAAGAGAAGATAAAGGACTTAGTAGATGAGAGAGACAAGCTTGTTAAAAATAAGGAGAGGATCGTGAAAGAGATATCCAAGAAAGAGGGAGACATAAAAGTAAAGGATAGTTTAAAGATACATATCATCGCAAAACTCAATGAAGAGCAGGGAAAATACGAAGAAGCAAAGAGAGAATACGAGAGCTACGGCATCGATGTTAAGAATGTCGAATCTATATCTTCGTTAAAGAATAGATTAAATGATGTGCAAGCACAAATGATGTCTATGGGTCCCGTCAATATGAGAAGCATAGAGGAGTACGATGAGGAGAAAGAAAGATACGATAAATTGAAGGAAGAGTATAAGAATTTGGAAAAGGAAAAGAAAAATCTACTAGAACTTGTTAGGGAATTGAACGGAAAGAAGAAGGATGGGTTGATGAAGGTTTACAACGCCATAAACGAGAATTTCAAGAAAATATACAAGGAGATAAGCAATGGCGGTGAGGCCGAGATTTTGCTTGAAAATCCAGAAAATCCGTTCAAAGGAGGACTTATAATAAAAGTCAAGCCAGTTGGCAAGAAATTCGTGAGGTTGGAATCTCTAAGTGGGGGTGAGAAGAGTTTAACGGCCTTAGCATTCATATTTGCCATACAGCAATACGATCCATCTCCGTTCTATGTACTTGATGAAGTTGACATGTTCTTAGATGGAATGAATGCAGAGATGGTTGGCAGGATAATAAAGAGAAATTCTAGGACAGCTCAGTTCATAGTCATCTCGCTCAGAAAAGCAACTTTGAAATTCGCCGATTATGTGATTGGCGTAACACAGCAGGGTGATGGTTTATCAAGGGTATTCTCACAGAACATTCCGGGGGTGAGTGAGGGTGCAGCATGA
- a CDS encoding proteasome-activating nucleotidase, with protein MAKDLIDSDVIDYDYDRDELLRQIRILEDEKRYLESELRRLQGDIERLRKEINRMKSPPLLVGTIEDIIDDNRIVVRSSAGPTFIVNASSYVPKEKIKPGAKVALNKQTFAIVHMIPESYDPAITAAEIIEKPRVTYDDIGGLKKQIREIREAVELPLLKPELYKKVGIEPPKGVLLAGPPGTGKTLLAKAVAHHTHATFIRTVGSELVRKYIGEGAKLVRELFDLARKKAPSIVFIDEIDAIGARRLDMATSGDREVQRTLMQLLAELDGFEPLDNVKIIAATNRPDILDEALLRPGRFDRIIQVPYPDYDARIEILKIHTRRMNLKDVNLEKIAKKTDGFSGADLKVICMEAGMFAIRDERDYVTQEDFENAIRKFLHADDLRKEIPGEMFA; from the coding sequence ATGGCAAAGGACCTTATTGACAGCGATGTGATAGATTACGATTATGATCGTGATGAGTTGTTGAGGCAGATTAGGATATTGGAAGATGAAAAGAGGTATTTAGAATCTGAACTGAGAAGATTGCAGGGGGATATTGAGCGTTTACGCAAGGAAATAAACAGAATGAAATCCCCACCATTACTTGTTGGGACAATCGAAGACATAATTGATGATAATAGAATCGTTGTACGAAGTAGTGCAGGCCCAACATTTATAGTCAATGCTTCATCCTATGTACCCAAGGAGAAAATTAAGCCCGGGGCAAAAGTGGCGTTAAATAAGCAAACATTTGCAATAGTGCATATGATTCCAGAATCATACGATCCAGCCATAACTGCAGCTGAGATAATAGAAAAACCAAGGGTCACTTACGATGATATAGGAGGTTTGAAAAAGCAGATTAGAGAGATAAGAGAAGCCGTTGAGCTACCTCTTTTAAAGCCAGAATTGTACAAGAAGGTTGGTATTGAGCCACCTAAGGGGGTTTTACTTGCAGGTCCCCCAGGTACAGGTAAGACCCTTTTAGCAAAGGCCGTTGCTCACCACACTCACGCCACATTTATTCGCACCGTTGGAAGCGAGCTCGTTAGGAAATACATAGGGGAAGGTGCCAAACTCGTGCGGGAATTATTTGACTTAGCAAGAAAAAAAGCACCAAGCATAGTTTTCATTGACGAGATAGATGCCATAGGTGCCCGCCGTCTTGATATGGCTACAAGTGGAGATAGAGAAGTACAGCGTACCCTTATGCAACTTCTTGCAGAATTAGATGGTTTTGAGCCTTTGGATAATGTAAAGATTATAGCAGCTACGAATCGCCCCGACATACTTGATGAAGCATTGCTTAGGCCCGGGAGATTTGATAGGATAATTCAAGTACCATATCCTGATTACGATGCTAGAATCGAAATTCTAAAGATTCACACGAGGAGAATGAATTTAAAAGATGTGAACCTTGAAAAAATTGCAAAGAAAACTGACGGTTTTAGCGGAGCGGATCTGAAAGTCATATGTATGGAAGCGGGAATGTTCGCCATAAGGGACGAGAGAGATTATGTAACTCAGGAAGATTTTGAAAATGCCATAAGGAAATTCTTGCATGCTGACGATCTCAGGAAGGAGATACCTGGAGAGATGTTTGCATAA
- a CDS encoding ATP-binding protein, producing the protein MSEVEVKHLGEGYMDSASLKKVGVIYGDVGTTQFTCNVIGNLEQGDYVQVYHERFGWVLGKVDEIKRKTNLTLEKAIKLQDDDFTVKEIVAATVVVIGYRDERGLLQFPRTPFNVGSIVYKAEEEFIKKVIGIKDIREKGAYIGRLYRYRKIPIYLDINVMVQKHVSILAKTGAGKSYLTGVLLEEFLKHNVTAVVIDPHGEYISLRTPSKKTKLHQEFGVLPRGYEGKINVFTPDVQLNKGKPLKFTLSSMTSRELLNLMNLDARQYLIPLRKAMDLLKTSRQYYTIKDVMRVLESEENNALQPLLSQLEYLDEMGIFDKRGTKINEIVQRGKLSIINLRGVPPDIQELVVQRLSMALFELRKRNKIPPLMLVVEEAHNYAPQQGTSSSTKILRTIASEGRKFGLGLCIISQRPAKVDKNILSQCNTQIILRVTNPNDLRAIGNSVEGLTKGSLEEIQRLPVGVALVTGGNIPMPLFVEIRPRETKHGGESVKVV; encoded by the coding sequence ATGTCAGAAGTTGAAGTTAAGCATCTTGGAGAGGGATATATGGATAGCGCTTCCCTTAAAAAAGTTGGAGTGATTTACGGGGATGTAGGTACAACGCAGTTTACCTGCAATGTTATAGGAAATTTAGAGCAGGGAGATTATGTTCAAGTATATCACGAAAGATTTGGCTGGGTTTTAGGCAAGGTTGATGAAATAAAGAGAAAAACAAATTTAACCTTAGAGAAGGCCATAAAATTGCAAGATGATGATTTTACTGTGAAAGAAATAGTGGCTGCAACGGTTGTTGTTATAGGTTATAGAGATGAGCGTGGACTCTTGCAATTTCCTCGCACTCCTTTCAATGTTGGAAGCATAGTTTACAAAGCTGAGGAGGAGTTTATAAAGAAAGTCATAGGCATAAAGGATATAAGGGAAAAAGGTGCTTATATAGGGCGCCTCTATCGCTACAGAAAAATTCCTATTTATCTGGATATAAATGTAATGGTCCAAAAGCATGTTAGCATCTTAGCAAAAACAGGAGCTGGAAAGAGCTATCTAACAGGAGTGCTTCTTGAAGAATTTTTAAAGCATAATGTAACTGCAGTTGTTATAGATCCCCATGGTGAGTACATTTCGCTGAGAACTCCAAGTAAAAAGACCAAATTGCATCAAGAGTTTGGAGTTCTGCCAAGGGGATATGAGGGCAAGATTAATGTTTTCACTCCAGATGTACAGTTAAATAAAGGAAAGCCCTTAAAATTCACACTATCTTCAATGACCTCAAGAGAGCTTTTAAATTTAATGAACCTTGATGCTAGGCAATACCTCATACCTCTCCGAAAAGCCATGGATTTGCTTAAAACCTCTAGGCAATACTATACTATAAAAGATGTTATGAGAGTTCTAGAAAGTGAGGAAAACAATGCCCTTCAACCTCTTCTTTCTCAGCTTGAATATCTGGACGAAATGGGAATATTTGATAAAAGAGGTACGAAAATCAACGAAATTGTGCAGCGTGGAAAATTGTCCATAATAAATCTCAGAGGTGTGCCTCCAGACATACAAGAGCTCGTGGTACAGCGTCTTTCAATGGCCCTATTTGAGTTGAGGAAGAGAAATAAGATTCCACCTTTAATGCTCGTTGTGGAGGAAGCACATAACTATGCACCCCAGCAGGGGACATCATCATCCACGAAAATTCTGCGTACAATAGCATCTGAAGGAAGAAAATTTGGGCTTGGACTATGCATTATATCTCAAAGACCTGCAAAGGTTGATAAAAATATACTCTCCCAGTGCAACACCCAGATAATACTACGAGTTACAAATCCCAACGATTTGAGAGCAATTGGCAATTCAGTTGAAGGTCTCACAAAGGGCTCTTTAGAAGAGATTCAAAGATTGCCTGTAGGCGTAGCCCTTGTCACTGGGGGAAATATACCCATGCCTCTCTTTGTGGAAATAAGGCCTCGAGAAACAAAGCATGGTGGTGAGAGCGTAAAGGTTGTGTGA